Proteins from a genomic interval of Elusimicrobiota bacterium:
- the gmhA_3 gene encoding Phosphoheptose isomerase — translation MNEKEWLSNYFSQYQKSIPQVSVYKDLVELKNWIVEAHKAGKKTIFVGNGGSAAMASHCAVDFTKTAGIRAVNFNEADLITCFANDYGYENWVQKALEFYADKGDVVVLISSSGKSPNMVHASQWAAKQGFRLATVTGFSSQNPMKSLGKINLWVDSTSYNIVENTHLVWLLSVCDLIIEEQKGA, via the coding sequence ATGAACGAGAAGGAATGGCTGTCTAATTATTTCTCTCAATATCAGAAATCAATTCCTCAAGTTTCTGTCTATAAGGATTTGGTTGAGCTGAAAAATTGGATTGTCGAGGCTCACAAGGCAGGAAAGAAAACCATCTTTGTCGGTAACGGCGGCAGCGCGGCCATGGCCAGTCATTGCGCGGTTGATTTCACCAAAACCGCTGGTATTCGGGCCGTCAACTTCAACGAAGCGGATTTGATCACCTGTTTTGCGAATGATTATGGCTATGAGAACTGGGTTCAAAAGGCCTTGGAATTTTACGCGGACAAGGGCGATGTGGTGGTGTTGATCAGTTCAAGCGGAAAGTCCCCCAACATGGTTCATGCGTCCCAGTGGGCCGCCAAACAAGGGTTTCGTTTGGCGACGGTGACCGGGTTTTCCAGCCAAAACCCCATGAAATCATTGGGAAAAATTAACTTGTGGGTGGACAGCACGTCCTACAACATCGTAGAAAATACCCATTTGGTGTGGCTGTTGTCTGTATGCGATTTAATTATTGAGGAACAGAAAGGCGCATGA
- the iolG_6 gene encoding Myo-inositol 2-dehydrogenase produces MINIGIIGYGKMGQIRHEAISASGLASVVGIVDPQTKIKKSGIHVFESPEELIKTNSIDAVFICTPNHLNKLLTVQALQAGKHVFCEKPPAFTAAEIEEVREVEKTSEKKLMYGFNHRHHDSVIKLNEMIGSGMYGNLLWMRGRYGKSVDQSFYSNWRAKKELAGGGILIDQGIHMLDLMLMLAGDFEDVHAFVSNLYWKLEVEDNVFAILKNKRGVVASLHSTMTQWRHLFSLEIFLEKGYIVINGLLTSSGTYGRETMTIAKNRTAAPAATWSDEEHLYFDVNNSWKYEVQHFMNAIQTGSDIKIGNSSDALKLMRLIDKIYEHPIHARSEHEREGMAV; encoded by the coding sequence ATGATCAATATCGGAATTATTGGATATGGAAAAATGGGTCAGATTCGTCACGAAGCGATCAGCGCATCGGGCTTGGCTTCCGTTGTTGGAATTGTCGATCCTCAAACCAAAATAAAGAAAAGTGGGATTCATGTTTTTGAATCACCGGAAGAATTAATCAAAACCAATTCCATTGATGCTGTTTTTATCTGCACTCCCAATCACCTCAACAAACTCCTCACTGTTCAGGCGCTCCAAGCCGGCAAACATGTGTTTTGTGAAAAGCCGCCGGCCTTTACGGCTGCGGAGATTGAAGAAGTGAGAGAGGTTGAAAAAACCTCAGAGAAGAAGTTGATGTACGGGTTTAATCACCGTCATCATGACAGCGTCATCAAGCTCAATGAGATGATCGGTTCTGGCATGTATGGGAATTTATTGTGGATGCGAGGCCGTTATGGAAAAAGCGTGGACCAATCTTTCTACAGCAATTGGCGTGCCAAAAAAGAACTGGCCGGTGGAGGGATTTTGATCGATCAGGGGATCCATATGCTCGATCTCATGCTGATGTTGGCCGGTGATTTTGAGGATGTGCATGCTTTTGTGTCCAATCTTTATTGGAAGCTCGAAGTGGAAGACAATGTGTTCGCTATTCTTAAAAACAAGAGAGGAGTGGTGGCTTCTCTTCATTCCACCATGACCCAGTGGCGGCACCTGTTTTCGCTCGAAATTTTTTTGGAGAAAGGCTACATCGTGATCAACGGTCTTTTGACATCCTCAGGCACGTACGGGCGAGAGACCATGACCATCGCCAAAAACCGTACTGCTGCGCCCGCCGCGACTTGGAGTGATGAGGAGCATCTTTATTTTGATGTGAACAATTCCTGGAAATATGAGGTTCAGCATTTTATGAACGCCATTCAAACGGGTTCGGATATTAAAATCGGGAACTCGTCGGACGCGTTAAAACTTATGCGACTCATCGATAAAATTTACGAACATCCCATTCACGCAAGGAGCGAACATGAACGAGAAGGAATGGCTGTCTAA
- the tsaC1 gene encoding 4-formylbenzenesulfonate dehydrogenase TsaC1/TsaC2, which translates to MKNLKELMNLTGRRALVTGGAGHIGRAVSEGLVELGGRVAILDQNLDAAKKTVDGLNISRKEAALAFQCDLKDESSTRGAAKKIVQEMGGLEILIHCAAFVGETKLEGWSRPFPEQTVGAWDAALRVNLTAALVLAQECQVPLAQSGHGSIILFSSIYGMVGPDFRIYEGTPMHNPAGYAASKGGLLQLMRYLTTLLAPKIRVNAISPGGVWRDQHPAFREKYVARTPMGRMATEEDLKGAVAYLASDLSAYVTGQNIAVDGGWTAW; encoded by the coding sequence ATGAAAAATCTAAAAGAACTCATGAACCTAACAGGGCGTCGAGCCTTGGTGACTGGTGGAGCGGGGCATATTGGAAGAGCCGTCTCTGAGGGATTGGTGGAACTGGGAGGACGAGTTGCCATTCTCGATCAAAATTTGGACGCGGCAAAAAAAACGGTTGATGGATTAAACATCTCTCGAAAAGAAGCAGCCCTGGCATTTCAGTGTGACCTCAAGGATGAATCCTCCACGCGCGGCGCGGCGAAAAAAATAGTTCAGGAGATGGGCGGCTTGGAGATTTTGATTCACTGCGCCGCCTTCGTCGGAGAAACCAAGTTGGAGGGGTGGTCTCGCCCTTTCCCAGAACAAACAGTTGGAGCTTGGGACGCGGCTCTGCGGGTAAATTTAACGGCGGCCTTGGTGTTGGCCCAAGAATGTCAGGTGCCGCTGGCTCAATCGGGACATGGATCGATCATTTTATTTTCCTCCATTTATGGAATGGTGGGGCCAGATTTTCGAATTTATGAAGGGACTCCCATGCACAACCCGGCCGGCTATGCGGCGTCCAAGGGAGGACTTCTTCAGTTGATGCGTTATCTGACGACGCTTTTGGCCCCGAAAATTCGAGTTAATGCCATTTCTCCTGGGGGTGTGTGGCGTGATCAACATCCGGCCTTTCGAGAAAAATATGTTGCGCGAACCCCGATGGGACGAATGGCCACAGAAGAGGATTTAAAAGGCGCGGTGGCCTATTTGGCCAGTGATTTGTCGGCCTATGTGACAGGCCAAAATATCGCTGTGGACGGCGGATGGACCGCTTGGTGA